From Verrucomicrobiia bacterium, the proteins below share one genomic window:
- a CDS encoding PAS domain S-box protein: protein MQVLIVEDSENDAALLQIELERAGYEPICHRVDTGEAMADALARQGWHLVIADYLMPRFNGLEALALVKGQGLDLPFIIVSGHISDDTAVAAMKAGAHDYVMKDNLARLGPAVQRELREAEMRRERRRADEKLKVEQVFRQAIENSVPAGIAAVDLDGRQTYVNPAFCALVGWPEQELLGARPPFVYWAPERIHSITDSLSKVVQDSAPAGGIELRFRRRTEERIDVLVQVTPLRDPFGNITGWVSAVSDITERKRAEGRLAAEHSITRLLANAPSLNDAAPGILGALLDSLEVDLGALWLPDAEQKLLRASVVELHEHSPGLEAFAEITRNTILKPTESLPGRVWQERRPVWFADFSAEPHFERSVPAAQAGLHGAVAFPVQGAGALFGVLEFFSVRRMSYDLPLLNMMTAIGSEIGQFIHRRNAEEALRRAHDELEVRVQHRTAELKTANSKLHAAIAERKRLENELLEITEKERRRIALDLHDDLGQKLSGIALMTKGLELKLAKQQTDAAKDAAKIHELVQQAMSHASDLAHDLATLDVAKKELPDALEDLAARARELFRITCRFNPTGSIPSLEPHVVMQLYKIAQEAVTNAIKHGKAKRVGIVLSNGSDRLVLTIQNNGLPFPDLRSHSTGMGLRIMNYRASLIGASLEIKASGSRGTLVTCALPLEGKKAHP from the coding sequence TTGCAAGTACTCATTGTTGAAGATTCGGAGAACGACGCCGCATTGCTCCAAATCGAGCTCGAGCGGGCCGGTTACGAACCGATTTGCCACCGCGTCGATACCGGGGAGGCCATGGCGGACGCGCTGGCCCGCCAGGGCTGGCATCTGGTCATCGCCGATTACTTGATGCCCCGCTTCAATGGGCTTGAAGCACTGGCTCTGGTCAAGGGCCAGGGCCTCGATCTTCCCTTCATCATCGTCTCGGGCCATATCAGCGATGATACGGCCGTCGCCGCCATGAAGGCCGGCGCTCATGACTATGTCATGAAGGATAACCTCGCCCGCCTCGGCCCTGCCGTGCAGCGCGAGTTGCGCGAGGCTGAAATGCGGCGCGAGCGCCGGCGGGCGGATGAGAAACTCAAGGTCGAGCAGGTCTTCCGTCAGGCGATAGAGAATTCTGTTCCCGCCGGCATCGCGGCGGTGGATCTCGATGGCCGGCAAACCTACGTCAACCCCGCCTTTTGCGCCCTGGTGGGCTGGCCGGAACAAGAACTCCTGGGCGCCCGGCCCCCTTTCGTCTATTGGGCGCCTGAACGAATTCATTCCATTACTGATTCTCTGAGCAAAGTTGTCCAAGACAGCGCTCCGGCCGGGGGGATCGAATTGCGTTTCCGCCGGCGTACCGAGGAACGAATCGACGTGCTGGTTCAGGTCACCCCGCTTCGCGACCCGTTTGGCAATATTACAGGCTGGGTCAGCGCGGTGTCCGACATCACCGAACGGAAGCGGGCCGAAGGACGGCTGGCTGCCGAACACTCGATAACCCGGCTGCTGGCCAATGCGCCCTCTCTGAATGATGCGGCCCCAGGCATTCTAGGGGCGCTGCTCGACAGCCTGGAAGTCGATCTGGGCGCGCTGTGGCTCCCCGATGCCGAACAAAAGCTCCTGCGCGCTTCTGTTGTTGAGTTGCATGAGCACTCGCCGGGGTTGGAGGCCTTCGCCGAAATCACCCGTAACACAATACTCAAGCCCACGGAGAGTCTCCCGGGCCGAGTGTGGCAGGAGCGCCGTCCCGTCTGGTTTGCCGATTTTAGCGCCGAGCCTCATTTCGAGAGGAGCGTGCCCGCTGCCCAGGCCGGCCTCCACGGCGCTGTGGCCTTTCCCGTCCAGGGGGCCGGGGCGCTGTTCGGTGTGCTCGAGTTTTTCAGTGTGCGCCGGATGAGTTATGACCTCCCCCTGCTCAACATGATGACGGCAATTGGCAGCGAAATCGGGCAGTTCATTCACCGGCGCAATGCGGAGGAAGCCCTCCGGCGGGCGCATGATGAATTGGAGGTCCGCGTCCAGCACCGCACTGCCGAGCTCAAAACGGCCAATTCCAAACTCCACGCCGCGATCGCCGAACGCAAACGGCTTGAAAATGAGTTGCTCGAAATCACGGAAAAAGAGCGCCGGCGCATCGCTTTGGACCTTCACGATGACCTGGGCCAGAAACTCTCCGGCATTGCGCTGATGACCAAAGGGCTCGAACTCAAGCTGGCTAAACAGCAAACCGATGCGGCGAAGGACGCTGCCAAAATCCATGAATTGGTGCAGCAGGCCATGAGCCACGCCAGCGATCTGGCCCACGACCTCGCCACCCTCGATGTCGCAAAGAAAGAACTCCCTGATGCCCTCGAAGACCTCGCCGCCCGCGCCCGCGAACTGTTCCGGATCACCTGCCGTTTCAACCCAACCGGGAGCATCCCCTCGCTCGAACCGCACGTGGTGATGCAACTCTATAAAATCGCCCAGGAGGCCGTTACCAACGCCATCAAACACGGCAAAGCCAAGCGTGTCGGCATCGTCCTTTCCAACGGCTCAGACCGCCTGGTGCTCACGATTCAGAACAACGGCCTGCCTTTTCCCGATCTGCGCAGCCATTCGACGGGGATGGGTTTGCGGATAATGAATTATCGAGCCAGCCTGATTGGCGCTTCTCTGGAGATTAAGGCGAGCGGCTCGCGAGGCACTCTTGTGACCTGTGCCCTGCCGTTGGAGGGCAAGAAGGCTCATCCATAA